In Triticum aestivum cultivar Chinese Spring chromosome 5B, IWGSC CS RefSeq v2.1, whole genome shotgun sequence, the following proteins share a genomic window:
- the LOC123117870 gene encoding AAA-ATPase At3g50940-like — protein MDFLPKTSTMASSPEGAAVVDAYKKALATAATVSAYAMLARGMARELLPDELRAAVRWAAAFVRSRYSAPEKQRHTIVIRRVLGGLGLGGGYNENDLFDAALTYLATKINPQSMSRLCLARTRMKEPGGSASWSTLLSMENGGSTTDTFQGVEFRWTSIESGGDDGKSRAHESLELSFDAEHTETVLHKYVPFIMSAAEDLRLRDRALKIFLNESSSWRGINHHHPATFDTLAMDPAMKQSVMDDLDRFLKRKEYYRRIGKAWKRGYLLYGPPGTGKSSLVAAMANYLRFNLYDLDLSSVYDNSCLQRLLMDMPNKSILVIEDIDCSFDTMSREKDGKLRQAAGTDTDTDEDGDEYDHDDVGARGYFQGRERHKMTLSGLLNVIDGLWSTTGEERVIVFTTNYKDRLDRALLRPGRMDMHVYMGHCGWEAFRTLARNYHLLDDHALFPEIQELLAAVEVTPAEVSEMLLRSEDVDVALRVLMEFIKARRSKTNDKHNDGITN, from the coding sequence ATGGATTTCTTGCCAAAGACAAGCACGATGGCATCGTCGCCGGAGGGGGCAGCGGTGGTGGACGCGTACAAGAAGGCGCTCGCCACGGCGGCCACGGTGAGCGCGTACGCCATGCTGGCGCGCGgcatggcgcgggagctcctccCCGACGAGCTGCGCGCCGCGGTGCGCTGGGCCGCTGCGTTCGTGCGCTCCCGTTACAGCGCTCCCGAGAAGCAGCGTCATACCATTGTCATCCGGCGCGTgctcggcggcctcggcctcggcggcgGGTACAACGAGAACGACCTGTTCGACGCGGCGCTCACGTACCTGGCCACCAAGATCAACCCGCAGAGCATGAGCCGGCTCTGCCTCGCGCGCACCCGCATGAAGGAGCCCGGCGGGAGCGCCAGCTGGAGCACGCTCCTGAGCATGGAGAACGGGGGCTCCACCACCGACACCTTCCAGGGCGTTGAGTTCCGGTGGACGTCCATCGagagcggcggcgacgacggcaagAGTAGGGCGCACGAGTCCCTCGAGCTCAGCTTCGACGCAGAGCACACGGAGACCGTGCTCCACAAGTACGTGCCCTTCATCATGTCCGCGGCGGAGGATCTGCGGCTGCGAGACCGCGCGCTCAAGATCTTTCTCAACGAGAGTTCGAGTTGGAGAggcatcaaccaccaccacccggCCACGTTCGACACGCTCGCCATGGACCCGGCCATGAAGCAGTCCGTCATGGACGACCTCGACCGCTTCCTGAAGCGCAAGGAGTACTACCGGCGGATCGGCAAGGCGTGGAAGCGCGGATACCTTCTCTACGGCCCGCCCGGAACCGGCAAGTCCAGCCTGGTGGCCGCCATGGCCAACTACCTCCGGTTCAACCTCTACGACCTTGATCTCTCCTCGGTGTACGACAACTCGTGCCTGCAGAGGCTGCTCATGGACATGCCCAACAAGTCCATCCTCGTCATCGAGGACATTGACTGCAGCTTCGACACCATGTCCAGGGAAAAAGACGGCAAGCTACGCCAGGCGGCCGGcaccgacaccgacaccgacgaGGACGGCGACGAGTACGACCACGACGACGTCGGAGCAAGAGGTTACTTCCAGGGGCGTGAGCGCCACAAGATGACACTGTCGGGCCTGCTCAACGTCATCGACGGCTTGTGGTCAACCACCGGCGAGGAGCGCGTCATCGTCTTCACCACCAACTACAAGGACCGCCTCGACCGGGCGCTGCTACGGCCGGGCCGCATGGACATGCACGTCTACATGGGACACTGTGGCTGGGAGGCCTTCAGGACGCTCGCCCGGAACTACCACCTCCTCGACGACCACGCTCTCTTCCCGGAGATTCAAGAACTTCTTGCGGCCGTGGAGGTTACACCCGCGGAGGTGTCCGAGATGCTGCTGCGGAGCGAGGACGTCGACGTTGCGCTGCGTGTGCTTATGGAATTCATCAAAGCAAGGAGAAGCAAAACAAACGACAAGCACAACGACGGCATAACTAACTAG